AAGAGATCTACGAGCAGCCGTTAGCCATCAAAAATACCCTCGAGGGGCGTTTTAGCCACGGTAAAGTTGATCTGAGCGAACTCGGCGAGAAAGCTGATGCGCTGCTGGCGAAGGTGGAGCACATCCAGATTATCGCCTGTGGCACGTCATACCACTCGGGTATGGTGGCGCGCTATTGGTTTGAATCTCTGGCCGGTGTGCCTTGCGACGTGGAGATTGCTTCTGAATTCCGCTATCGCAAGTCTGCGGTACGTAAAAACAGCCTGATTATTACGTTATCTCAGTCGGGTGAAACTGCGGATACGTTAGCGGCTTTACGTCTGTCTAAAGAGATTGGCTATTTAGGCTCGTTGGCTATCTGTAACGTAGCGAGCTCGTCGCTGGTGCGTGAATCTGATTTGGCTCTGATGACCAAAGCAGGAACGGAAATCGGCGTAGCATCAACCAAAGCGTTTACCACTCAGTTAACCGTTTTGCTGATGCTGGTGGCGCGTATTGGTCGCCTGCATGCGATGCCTGAACAGGTTGAACACGATATCGTTCACGCCCTGCAAGCTCTGCCTGCGCGTATTGAGCAGATGTTATCAATGGATCAAGGCATTGAAGAATTAGCCGAAGATTTCATGGATAAACAGCATGCGTTGTTCCTTGGCCGTGGCGATCAGTACCCAATTGCAATGGAAGGTGCTCTGAAGCTTAAAGAGATCTCCTATATCCACGCAGAAGCCTATGCGGCAGGTGAACTCAAACACGGACCACTGGCGCTGATTGATGCCGATATGCCGGTGGTTGTGATTGCGCCAAACAACGAACTGTTGGAAAAATTAAAATCCAATATTGAAGAAGTTCGCGCGCGCGGCGGTTTACTGTATGTCTTCGCTGATAAAGACGCAGGCTTCACCGATAGCGAAGGTATGCGCATTATTTCTCTGCCGCACGTAGAAGAGGTGATTGCGCCAATCTTCTATACCGTTCCGCTTCAGCTGCTTTCGTATCACGTGGCGCTGATCAAAGGTACTGATGTCGATCAGCCGCGAAATCTGGCTAAATCGGTAACCGTTGAGTAAACCTGTCTCTAAGCCCCGTTCGCGGGGCTTTTTCATTTTTCCCCGCCAACAAACATTTCATCTGTAATAAAACTGTCATATTCCATACATTTTACTGTCATCAAACTGCCTTATTTTCCCTCCTGCACCATACTTAAACTTGATTGTTCACACTGATGCTGATGAATAACACTCCCCGTGGAGGGAATATGAAGCCGATGCGTTCCTTGGTTGTCACTAAAAAAATGGTTACCTCTAAGACTGTTGCTGCCATTGTTGCTGCAACTTGCTCTCTGACTACAATGTCTGCATTTGCCGCGACCAGCTTGACCGGTGCCGGTGCGACTTTCCCCGCGCCTGTTTATGCTAAGTGGGCAGATACCTATCAGAAAGAAACCGGTAACAAAGTTAACTATCAAGGTATTGGTTCTTCCGGCGGCGTTAAGCAAATTATTGCTAACACCGTTGATTTCGGTGCTTCTGATGCGCCTCTTACCGATGAAAAACTGGCCGCAGACGGTCTGTTCCAGTTCCCAACCGTTATCGGTGGTGTGGTGCTGGCGGTCAATATTCCGGGTTTGAAATCTGGCGAACTGACGCTGGATGGCAAAACTCTGGGTGATATCTATCTGGGTAACATCAAAAAATGGAATGA
This is a stretch of genomic DNA from Hafnia alvei. It encodes these proteins:
- the glmS gene encoding glutamine--fructose-6-phosphate transaminase (isomerizing) — its product is MCGIVGAVAQRDIAEILLEGLRRLEYRGYDSAGLAVVDHQGHMQRIRRVGKVQALSDAVAESPMTGGTGIAHTRWATHGEPTEHNAHPHVSEHIAVVHNGIIENYESLRALLIERGYHFTSETDTEVIAHLTHWEQQQAGGSLLEVVQRVIPQLRGAYGTVVMDARHPDVLVTARSGSPLVIGCGMGENFIASDQLALLPVTRRFIFLEEGDIAEVTRRTVKIFDKEGNAVERAEIESNVQYDAGDKGAYRHYMQKEIYEQPLAIKNTLEGRFSHGKVDLSELGEKADALLAKVEHIQIIACGTSYHSGMVARYWFESLAGVPCDVEIASEFRYRKSAVRKNSLIITLSQSGETADTLAALRLSKEIGYLGSLAICNVASSSLVRESDLALMTKAGTEIGVASTKAFTTQLTVLLMLVARIGRLHAMPEQVEHDIVHALQALPARIEQMLSMDQGIEELAEDFMDKQHALFLGRGDQYPIAMEGALKLKEISYIHAEAYAAGELKHGPLALIDADMPVVVIAPNNELLEKLKSNIEEVRARGGLLYVFADKDAGFTDSEGMRIISLPHVEEVIAPIFYTVPLQLLSYHVALIKGTDVDQPRNLAKSVTVE